The Stigmatella ashevillena genomic sequence CGGCTCTCATCAGGCAACAGGCCGGACTTAATGCTCTGCTGGCTCTGGAAAAACCACGTCGCATCGTGGTGGTTGTTTGACCGACCCCGGCGTGCCGCATCGTGTCGTACAGGAGCGTTTGAGACACGCCAACGGCACCTTGGGAAAGGAACACTCTCAGTGAAATGAATCGCCCGCCTGCTGGCCTTGCCGCCACCCGAGCCCATGGAAAGAGGGGAGGGTCCGGTCGATGGGGCTGCCCGGGCTGCCTACCTTGGGGTGGGTACGGGGCTCGACAGGAGGCGTACCCAATGAAGTGGCAAGGAGGTCGTCGCAGCTCGAACATCGAGGATCGCCGGGGCAGGGGGGTCGGGCGTCCCCTGGCAGTGGGAGGCGGGGCCACGACGCTGGTCATCGCGGTGCTGGTGTACCTCTTGGGCGGCGACCCGGGAGACATCGTGTCCCAGGCGCCTCGGAATCCCTCGTCCCAGGGAGGGACGGGAGGCTCGGGGGACGCAACGCAGGAGCCGCTCAAGGACTTCGTCTCCGTCATCCTGGCGGATACCGAGGACACCTGGCCTGACCTGCTCTCCGGTGTGGGCGTCACCTATGTGCAGCCGCGCCTCGTCCTCTTCTCGGATGCGGTGGAGTCGGCCTGTGGCTTCCAGGAGAGCGCGGTGGGCCCCTTCTATTGTCCGGGAGACCAGCGCGTGTACCTGGACCTGGGCTTCTTCCGGGAACTGGACCAGCGGCTGGGCGCCTCGGGGGACTTCGCCCAGGCCTATGTGGTGGCGCATGAGGTGGGACACCACGTGCAGAACCTGCTCGGGACCTCCGAGCGGGTCCAGGAGCGGAGGGGCCGCAACCGGGCCAACGCAAATGCCCTGTCCGTGCTCCAGGAGTTGCAGGCGGACTGCTTCGCGGGCATCTGGGCGCACCATGCGCAGCAGCAGCGCCAGGTGCTGGAGCCAGGCGACGTGGAGGAGGGTTTGAACGCGGCCTCAGCCATCGGGGACGACACCCTGCAGCGCCGGGCGGGCGGACACGTGGTGCCCGAGTCCTTCACCCATGGCTCCTCGGAGCAGCGGGTCTTCTGGTTCCGCCGGGGCCTGGAGCAGGGCACGCTCGAGGCGTGTGACACCTTCCGGGAGGGGCGGTGACGCGCTAGCGCGAAGGGCCCGAGGGCCCCAGGAGCTTGAGGACCTGGAGGTAGAAGTCGTCCCCTTCCTCCTCGGGATCCACCACGAAGCAGCCGCCCCCGGCGTGGCCTGGGAGCGGCTGCACCACCGTCGTCACCCGCCGCTTGGGGCAGACGTCGAGGCAGCCCACCCGGAGGACCCGGATGTGGTCCTCATGGCCGTCCTCCTTGAGCCGCCGCTTGAGCCAGCGGCGCAGGTCCAGCGCCTTGTTTCCTGAACACTTCCGGCACACCAGCACGGCGCCCGACTTCCAGAGAGGGCGGATGGGGCGAGCAGGGCTCATGGGCGCAGGATAACGGCCGGACCGGGCGACTGCCGCTCCCCCGGGCGGAGCTTGGTTGACCGCTCCCACCCAGAGTGCTTGCCCGGTCCGGCCTCCAGCGGAGTCAGCGGCGGGGAGGCTTGAGGGAGTCCGGCAGGCCCGCGCCAGTCAGGAAGGCTGAGGGCTTCAGCTCGGCATCCAGCTGCGACGAAGGGGGCACGTCGAAGAGATGCTCGGGTGCGACGGGCGGCTCCTCGGGCGGAGGGGTGGGGGTGTCGCTGGAGCACGCGCAAAGCAATGACAAGGCAGTCAAGACAAGGAAAGGGCGCATGGAAGTCTATCCCTCTCAGTATTTGACCCAGATCTCGGTGCCCGGATGGATCTCTTTGAGCACCTGGGTGCCCTGCTCTTTCTCAATCAAGCTCAGGACGAGGGGGTTGGCGCTGTAAGCGGTGTTTCCCGTCCAGACAATCTGGGCATCTTTGAAGACGCTCAGGTCATGAACGTGCTGATCCACGGTGTACTTGTTCCAGCCGGGCGAGCGCGCGGGAAGCAGGAAGACGAAAGGGGCGGGGTTCGTCGTGGGAGGGGTTCCCCCGCCATGGTCATGGTCCGTGGAGGCGGCGGTCCACTCGACGACCGACTCCGTGCCATCGGCGGCCCGGCAGGACTGAATCGTCGGGAAGAACAGCGTGGTGAAGGGCGTGCTCGGCAGCAGTGCGCTCAGGCTGACCCGGTACAGGTGGGTGTCGCCGGGCAGCACGTCGGCGGCGGGCTTGGTCCAGACAACGGACTTCAAGACGCCTTCGGCGTCCTTGGACAGGACGGCCTTGCCGAACATCGAGTCCAGGGGGCGCACCGACGTCACCCCGGCGGGAATGCGGACCTCGATGCGAAAGGTGTCCGCGCCCGAGCAGCCATGAGGGACGTTGAAGGTGAGCTCCTGGTTGTTCCCGGCAATCACAGGCCCGGAGAGCACGGAGACGTGGGCCTCGGCGGCGGTGCACAGCAGGGCGGCCACGGCGGCCAACAACAGACGCGGTGAAGCGGTCATTCAGGTTCCCCCGGCAGAAGAGAAGATGCAGGCGCCTTGTAGGACCTGGGCGCGAGCCGGGGGATGGGACATGTTGTCGCAGGGCCGCGAACGGACGGAAGAGGACACTGCCCCAGCGGAAAGGGCAGTGTCCTGGGTGTGAGACCGGGGTGCCCCCTAAACCTCTTCGAATTTCGTGCCTGTGGCCCCCAAGTGCTCCAAGGCAGCCTTGATGTCCCCAGAGACGATCAATGTGCCCGGCCAACCCTCAGGACGGAACACCTTGGCATCCCCAACCTTCGCCTTGTCGATGCGCATGTCACGAACGTCCCTGTACTGGCCAACCTTGTGAGGTACGCCATCTTCGTGAGTCCAGAGACGGATCCTGGAGGCCTTCTCGTCGATGCAGCGGATCAGTCGCGTAGCCACCAGGACAAGATACTGATCAGGCTGACCCTCAACATCCACTGGAATGAGTTGCACATCCCTCGCAGCCAGTTCCGCGAACACGGAAGCGACTTGGCTGCGAACGACAGGGACCCTTGAGTTCGTCTCAGAGAAGTCCAGCGGCTTGCCTGCTTGTTCGGTGAGGATCTTCAAGTGCCCCTCGATGCGAGCAGGTGATCCCATCCTGAAGTCCCAGTCGTCCACCCTGCCGCCCATGGCATCTGTGGGATTCTTCAGATGCCAGCGACTACAGGCATAGAGATTGTCATAGAGATCGAAGAAGCGCATGGGCACGAAAACCATTTACCGGGCTTTACT encodes the following:
- the ypfJ gene encoding KPN_02809 family neutral zinc metallopeptidase; the protein is MKWQGGRRSSNIEDRRGRGVGRPLAVGGGATTLVIAVLVYLLGGDPGDIVSQAPRNPSSQGGTGGSGDATQEPLKDFVSVILADTEDTWPDLLSGVGVTYVQPRLVLFSDAVESACGFQESAVGPFYCPGDQRVYLDLGFFRELDQRLGASGDFAQAYVVAHEVGHHVQNLLGTSERVQERRGRNRANANALSVLQELQADCFAGIWAHHAQQQRQVLEPGDVEEGLNAASAIGDDTLQRRAGGHVVPESFTHGSSEQRVFWFRRGLEQGTLEACDTFREGR
- a CDS encoding (2Fe-2S) ferredoxin domain-containing protein, which encodes MSPARPIRPLWKSGAVLVCRKCSGNKALDLRRWLKRRLKEDGHEDHIRVLRVGCLDVCPKRRVTTVVQPLPGHAGGGCFVVDPEEEGDDFYLQVLKLLGPSGPSR
- a CDS encoding YcnI family copper-binding membrane protein → MTASPRLLLAAVAALLCTAAEAHVSVLSGPVIAGNNQELTFNVPHGCSGADTFRIEVRIPAGVTSVRPLDSMFGKAVLSKDAEGVLKSVVWTKPAADVLPGDTHLYRVSLSALLPSTPFTTLFFPTIQSCRAADGTESVVEWTAASTDHDHGGGTPPTTNPAPFVFLLPARSPGWNKYTVDQHVHDLSVFKDAQIVWTGNTAYSANPLVLSLIEKEQGTQVLKEIHPGTEIWVKY
- a CDS encoding imm11 family protein, with protein sequence MPMRFFDLYDNLYACSRWHLKNPTDAMGGRVDDWDFRMGSPARIEGHLKILTEQAGKPLDFSETNSRVPVVRSQVASVFAELAARDVQLIPVDVEGQPDQYLVLVATRLIRCIDEKASRIRLWTHEDGVPHKVGQYRDVRDMRIDKAKVGDAKVFRPEGWPGTLIVSGDIKAALEHLGATGTKFEEV